From Paenibacillus graminis, a single genomic window includes:
- a CDS encoding ABC transporter permease encodes MKWVEKKWVSVPLLWLAALCIWQFGALLYGPDVIPGPWATLKGGRELVQDGTLMQYIGISFYRVLVGWVLGSLLAVPAGLMIGKVNVIRIFAEPFLNFIRFIPPIAFITLFLVWFGIGEQSKIALIMYATFFIVVLNTLTGVMSVEEDKVRSARSMGASEWQILLHVIVPATIPYIFTGFRLAMGTSYMAIIGAEMIASNEGVGYLIWNSRLFFRTDWIFVGLFCLGFMGFATDRLFGWFGRKALYRYGVVSVAARRR; translated from the coding sequence ATGAAATGGGTGGAGAAAAAATGGGTGTCCGTCCCCCTGCTATGGCTTGCCGCACTCTGCATCTGGCAGTTTGGCGCTCTATTGTATGGCCCTGATGTCATTCCCGGACCGTGGGCTACGCTGAAAGGCGGACGGGAGCTGGTTCAAGATGGCACGTTGATGCAGTATATCGGCATTAGCTTTTACCGTGTGCTTGTCGGCTGGGTGCTGGGCAGTCTGCTGGCTGTTCCGGCGGGGCTGATGATTGGAAAGGTGAACGTCATCCGCATTTTTGCCGAGCCTTTCCTCAATTTTATCCGCTTCATTCCGCCGATTGCCTTCATTACGCTGTTCCTGGTCTGGTTCGGCATCGGGGAGCAGTCGAAGATTGCACTGATTATGTACGCCACCTTCTTTATCGTCGTGCTGAACACCTTGACGGGGGTAATGTCCGTGGAGGAGGATAAAGTCCGCTCCGCCCGCAGCATGGGAGCAAGCGAGTGGCAGATTCTGCTGCATGTGATTGTTCCTGCTACCATTCCTTATATTTTTACGGGGTTCCGGCTGGCGATGGGAACCTCCTATATGGCCATCATCGGCGCGGAAATGATTGCTTCGAACGAAGGTGTAGGCTATCTGATCTGGAATTCACGGCTGTTCTTCCGCACGGACTGGATTTTTGTCGGGCTGTTCTGCCTGGGGTTCATGGGTTTTGCGACAGACCGGCTGTTCGGCTGGTTTGGCCGGAAGGCACTCTATCGCTACGGTGTGGTCAGTGTAGCGGCGCGGAGAAGATGA
- a CDS encoding ABC transporter ATP-binding protein has product MSLPAKQNAIHIEQLRKSYSEPAAGDVHYIIKDVNLVIKGGEFFVLLGPSGCGKSTLLNMIAGFVSKSGGNLRVDNVEVDKPGRDRAVVFQQADSSLFPWLTVRENVEFGLRMKKTPKAERKTISDRYIALVGLNGHENKFPKELSGGMKQRVQLARVLANDPAILLMDEPFGALDAMTRRTMQKELVQIWRETHKTVIFVTHDIQEALLLGGRIGIMSVGPSSNITDIYDNPLPFPRDVALPEFYALYHQIQSHFEE; this is encoded by the coding sequence ATGTCTTTACCTGCCAAGCAGAATGCGATTCATATCGAGCAGCTCCGTAAAAGCTACAGCGAGCCTGCAGCCGGGGACGTTCATTACATCATCAAGGATGTGAACCTGGTCATAAAAGGCGGCGAGTTCTTCGTGCTGCTCGGTCCGAGCGGCTGCGGGAAATCGACACTGCTGAATATGATCGCCGGTTTTGTCTCCAAATCGGGCGGCAACCTGAGGGTGGACAACGTGGAGGTGGATAAGCCCGGCCGTGACCGGGCGGTTGTTTTTCAGCAGGCGGATTCTTCCCTGTTCCCTTGGCTTACCGTACGTGAGAATGTGGAATTCGGACTGCGGATGAAAAAGACGCCCAAAGCGGAGCGCAAGACGATCTCGGACCGCTATATTGCACTGGTGGGATTGAATGGTCATGAGAACAAGTTCCCCAAGGAGCTGTCCGGCGGCATGAAGCAGCGGGTGCAGCTGGCCCGGGTGCTGGCGAATGACCCGGCGATTCTGCTGATGGATGAGCCTTTCGGCGCACTGGATGCGATGACCCGGCGGACGATGCAGAAGGAACTGGTCCAGATTTGGCGTGAGACTCATAAGACCGTTATTTTCGTGACCCATGATATTCAGGAGGCACTGCTGCTGGGCGGGCGCATAGGCATCATGTCTGTTGGCCCTTCCTCCAATATTACCGATATTTACGACAATCCGCTGCCTTTCCCGCGGGATGTGGCCTTACCGGAATTTTACGCGCTGTACCACCAAATTCAGAGCCATTTTGAAGAATAG
- a CDS encoding ABC transporter substrate-binding protein, with translation MKKRFTQFLSMGLLLSLLVLLLAACANSEAKADEGNGNAPAKELSLSEIEAEATKEGAVVSVGMPDSWANWKDTWNDITAKYEITHTDTDMSSAEEIAKFEAEKDKPTADIGDVGIAFGPVAVDKGVTQPYKTSYWDEIPAWAKDKDGHWVVGYQGSIAFLTNTKLVANPPKSWEDLKNGSYKIIVGDVTKAAQSQMAILAAAIAFGGDESNIEPGIAFFEDLAKKGRLSNAEASLANIEKGEVEVTLLWDFNALNYKDQIDKNGFDVAIPQEGSVVSGYATVINKWAPHPNTAKLTREYILSDEGQINLAKGYARPIRDSVKLPEDVAAKLLPQEEYANVKPVGDYKVWEETAKSLPQLWQERVLVHLN, from the coding sequence ATGAAAAAGAGATTCACACAATTCTTGTCCATGGGTCTGCTGTTGTCCTTGCTCGTCCTGTTGCTTGCCGCTTGTGCCAACTCGGAAGCCAAAGCTGATGAAGGGAACGGCAATGCCCCGGCCAAGGAGCTGAGCTTAAGCGAAATTGAAGCGGAAGCTACCAAAGAAGGTGCTGTGGTCAGTGTAGGCATGCCGGATTCCTGGGCCAACTGGAAGGATACCTGGAATGATATTACGGCTAAATACGAAATTACACATACCGATACTGATATGTCGAGTGCGGAGGAGATTGCCAAGTTCGAAGCGGAAAAGGATAAGCCGACAGCGGATATTGGCGATGTGGGCATTGCCTTCGGTCCGGTTGCAGTAGATAAAGGCGTAACCCAGCCCTATAAAACCTCCTACTGGGACGAAATTCCCGCCTGGGCCAAAGATAAGGACGGCCACTGGGTCGTTGGCTATCAAGGCAGTATCGCGTTCCTGACTAATACCAAGCTGGTCGCAAATCCGCCCAAAAGCTGGGAGGACCTCAAGAACGGCAGCTATAAAATCATCGTCGGTGATGTAACCAAAGCGGCCCAGTCCCAGATGGCTATCCTGGCCGCAGCGATTGCCTTTGGCGGGGATGAGTCGAACATTGAGCCGGGGATTGCTTTTTTTGAGGACCTGGCCAAAAAAGGCCGGCTGTCGAACGCCGAAGCTTCGCTTGCGAACATCGAGAAGGGCGAAGTGGAAGTTACGCTGCTGTGGGATTTCAACGCGCTGAACTATAAGGACCAGATCGACAAGAACGGGTTTGACGTAGCGATTCCGCAGGAAGGCAGTGTCGTAAGCGGCTATGCGACCGTCATCAACAAATGGGCGCCGCATCCCAATACGGCCAAGCTGACGCGTGAGTATATTCTCAGTGACGAAGGGCAGATCAACCTGGCAAAAGGTTACGCCCGTCCGATCCGTGACAGCGTGAAGCTGCCGGAGGATGTGGCCGCGAAACTTCTGCCTCAAGAGGAATACGCCAATGTGAAGCCGGTTGGCGACTACAAAGTGTGGGAAGAAACCGCGAAGAGCCTTCCGCAGCTGTGGCAGGAGCGTGTGCTTGTGCATTTGAACTAA
- a CDS encoding alpha/beta hydrolase family protein: MTELTMKEKFAFRFIFNEKRVYQRWYGRFLMFGTDYGRLRRVVARIGEWRKWCEVWTAEGDEVYRIAEKALAEGSLGKARALFHEAVACYHAGQHIFFIDSRQKEATQEKARKSYTRALSLYNEKEKPVRVDIPYRGISIPGYLRKADMEGRPLIIFVNGMDNIKEAEGHHFGSVFNRQGFNFFTFDGPGQGEMWSSQKFDARDYHTAVSAVIDWFEQQRPSGIDLGRIGLVGFSLGGYLAPEAAAHDPRVKCTVGNSGLCYIGGIRGLKQLNPIWQRGVTYITGCETLEAALPQFNYDIEDAPSLRSPLLFFHAGRDEVMPSPKRHADKMMNWAKGEATLRYMEDAEHCTMNYLDEVFPEMMDWFIRKLRI, translated from the coding sequence ATGACAGAGCTTACCATGAAGGAAAAATTTGCATTCCGCTTTATTTTTAATGAAAAGAGAGTGTATCAGCGCTGGTATGGCCGGTTTCTAATGTTTGGCACAGATTATGGGAGACTCAGAAGAGTAGTGGCGAGAATTGGAGAATGGCGGAAATGGTGCGAGGTCTGGACAGCGGAGGGTGATGAGGTGTACCGGATAGCAGAAAAGGCACTTGCAGAAGGCAGTCTGGGTAAAGCCAGAGCCTTGTTCCATGAAGCGGTGGCCTGCTACCATGCGGGTCAGCATATCTTTTTTATCGACAGCCGGCAGAAAGAAGCCACACAGGAAAAAGCAAGGAAAAGCTATACCCGGGCGCTCTCTCTGTATAACGAAAAGGAGAAGCCTGTCCGAGTGGATATTCCATACCGCGGCATATCCATCCCGGGCTATTTACGAAAAGCGGACATGGAGGGGAGGCCCCTGATTATTTTCGTGAACGGCATGGATAATATTAAGGAAGCGGAAGGGCATCATTTCGGCTCGGTGTTTAACCGGCAGGGCTTCAATTTCTTTACGTTTGACGGCCCGGGCCAGGGGGAGATGTGGAGCTCGCAGAAATTCGATGCCCGGGATTACCATACGGCGGTATCGGCAGTCATCGACTGGTTTGAACAGCAGCGGCCGAGCGGGATTGACCTCGGAAGAATCGGACTCGTCGGCTTCAGTCTGGGCGGGTATTTGGCGCCTGAGGCTGCAGCCCACGATCCCCGGGTGAAATGTACGGTAGGCAACAGCGGGTTGTGCTATATCGGCGGCATCCGGGGATTGAAGCAGCTTAATCCGATCTGGCAGCGGGGCGTCACCTATATAACAGGCTGTGAAACGCTGGAAGCGGCGCTCCCGCAGTTCAATTATGATATTGAAGACGCTCCGTCCCTGCGCTCGCCGCTGCTCTTTTTCCATGCGGGGCGTGATGAGGTGATGCCTTCACCCAAGAGGCATGCAGATAAAATGATGAACTGGGCCAAAGGGGAAGCAACGCTGAGATATATGGAGGATGCGGAGCACTGCACGATGAATTATCTGGATGAAGTTTTTCCGGAGATGATGGACTGGTTTATAAGGAAGCTGCGCATCTAG
- a CDS encoding MarR family winged helix-turn-helix transcriptional regulator, with amino-acid sequence MPDGFDYTELIGFRIIKGEVLIKRRMLAIFMEQGYDLTFEQWMVLNVLYAEPGIIQSEIAARTFKDKTNVTRILDVLAKKGYVAREAHGRDRRSFQIYLTAAGQEIFADLIPHVQQLNEQFKQDIPDEELAQFIHTLEKICRNVQ; translated from the coding sequence ATGCCTGACGGATTTGATTATACAGAACTGATTGGATTCCGGATTATCAAGGGCGAGGTGCTGATCAAGCGCAGGATGCTGGCTATTTTTATGGAACAGGGCTACGATCTGACCTTCGAGCAATGGATGGTGCTGAATGTGCTGTATGCGGAGCCTGGAATTATTCAGAGCGAGATTGCTGCCAGAACCTTCAAGGACAAGACGAATGTTACGCGTATTCTGGATGTGCTCGCCAAGAAGGGATATGTGGCCCGCGAAGCGCATGGCAGGGACCGCCGGAGCTTTCAGATCTATCTGACAGCAGCGGGACAGGAAATATTCGCTGATCTTATCCCCCATGTGCAGCAGTTAAATGAACAATTTAAGCAAGACATCCCTGATGAAGAATTGGCACAGTTCATTCATACCTTAGAGAAAATTTGCCGGAACGTGCAATAA